A stretch of the Microtus ochrogaster isolate Prairie Vole_2 linkage group LG2, MicOch1.0, whole genome shotgun sequence genome encodes the following:
- the Neurog3 gene encoding neurogenin-3, whose translation MAPHPLGAPTVQVHQDTQQPFSGASDNEVLSSKFTPPSPTLKLRDCSEAEAGDCRGTSRKLRARRGGRNRPKSELALSKQRRSRRKKANDRERNRMHNLNSALDALRGVLPTFPDDAKLTKIETLRFAHNYIWALTQTLRIADHSFYGPETTVPCEELGSPGGGSNGDWGSLYSPVSQAGSLSPTASLEEFPGLQVSSSPSCLLPGAPVFSDFL comes from the coding sequence ATGGCGCCTCATCCCTTGGGTGCGCCCACCGTCCAAGTGCACCAAGACACCCAGCAACCTTTCTCCGGAGCCTCAGACAATGAAGTTCTCAGCTCCAAATTCACCCCACCAAGCCCCACTCTCAAGCTGAGGGACTGCTCCGAAGCAGAAGCGGGTGACTGCCGAGGGACCTCGAGGAAGCTCCGCGCACGGCGCGGAGGGCGGAACCGGCCCAAGAGTGAGTTGGCACTGAGCAAGCAACGACGAAGCCGGCGCAAGAAGGCAAATGACCGCGAGCGCAATCGTATGCACAACCTCAACTCCGCGCTGGATGCGCTGCGCGGTGTGCTACCCACCTTCCCAGATGACGCCAAACTTACAAAAATCGAGACGCTACGCTTCGCCCACAACTACATCTGGGCACTGACTCAGACGCTGCGCATAGCGGACCACAGCTTCTACGGGCCGGAGACCACTGTTCCCTGTGAGGAGCTGGGCAGCCCGGGAGGTGGCTCCAATGGCGACTGGGGCTCCCTCTACTCCCCAGTTTCTCAAGCTGGCAGCCTGAGCCCTACTGCCTCGCTGGAAGAGTTCCCTGGCCTGCAGGTGTCCAGCTCCCCCTCCTGTCTGCTTCCGGGCGCCCCGGTGTTCTCAGACTTCTTGTGA